A single region of the Thunnus maccoyii chromosome 10, fThuMac1.1, whole genome shotgun sequence genome encodes:
- the LOC121905651 gene encoding sperm-associated antigen 1-like, whose protein sequence is MSADALFSLQSQSTSVDYSGKVPVEHLDYDYIKKCKDVKYLEKILRLLRSGDEGIYPHLIKFCESHLEKLDPRSRALRKENPVATAASIPVEEWSHIVDELKTWEEETRKIENLLEQQPMFDDCVKENMPPIRGSKCSVPLIQNSDPKEKRNPSKRALPRDYQEWDKFDVDKECERIDGNIVRNDQPAKVRTKVDTSLLTQQEKLILANREKDKGNEAFRANDYEEAVTYYSRSLSIMSTVAAYNNRAQAEINLKHWNNAMKDSQRVLELEPGNMKALLRRATVHKHVGNFQMAAEDLRMVLREEPHNAAATQLLSETEKRMRETQPGQQSKGKKILIQEVEEDEEEDNSNNEPKAEQTACPVEHSQLVGGEESSAAPVERGDMGNAQKKPHSRGDGGPQSESSNSHHGHWRSKGGSSDKYKVTQESKEKVVNGTGKRGSTASFQADQSSSSSKGNTVGGNAGETVNLDAPCGALPLPLARLKNEGNLLFKNGQFADALEKYSQAIQGYTESGIDSPEDLCILYSNRAACYLKDGNSQDCIQDCTKALELQPFSLKPLLRRAMAYESLERYRKAYVDYKTVLQIDISVQAAHDSVNRITRMLIDQDGSEWREKLPDIPLVPLSAQQHRREEPPSAEVLQARAEKAARDAERKAEVRFTALKQEGNEFVKKGQYQDALGKYTECLKLKPEECAIYTNRALCYLKLERFTDAKQDCDAALKLEPTNKKAFYRRALANKGLKDYLACSSDLQEVLQQDPNVQEAEKELEEVTVLLRQSLANASPVKTRKIVPITEVEGDEETSAVPNPDSSCREDVTINLQPTNAYEFGQALNLAHSSGNMVACAELLASTTPEMLPQFLSTQLDGHTLSFIMQALDSHLLEKDPNQVYKHLNHLHTADRFSVVLMLLEKDERRHMTQLFEHLSAVESTEFTKNDVQNLANKYI, encoded by the exons ATGAGTGCAGATGCACTTTTCTCCCTTCAAAGCCAGTCCACCTCCGTTGACTACAGTGGGAAGGTTCCTGTGGAGCACCTGGACTatgattacattaaaaaatgcaaagatgtGAAATACCTGGAGAAGATCTTGAGACTACTGAG GTCTGGCGATGAGGGTATTTATCCTCATTTGATCAAGTTCTGTGAGAGTCACCTGGAGAAACTGGACCCTAGGAGCCGAGCTCTCAGGAAGGAAAACCCTGTGGCCACAGCAGCCAGCATCCCTGTAGAGGAGTGGAGCCATATTGTTGATGAGTTGAAG ACTTGGGAAGAAGAAACCAGAAAGATAGAGAATTTGCTAGAACAGCAGCCAATGTTTGATGAttgtgtgaaagaaaatatgCCACCTATAAGAGGGTCAAAGTGCTCTGTTCCACTTATCCAG AATTCAGATCCAAAAGAAAAGAGGAATCCCTCAAAACGTGCTCTCCCACGAGATTATCAAGAATGGGACAA GTTTGACGTGGACAAAGAATGTGAAAGAATTGATGGGAACATTGTGAGAAATGATCAACCTGCCAAAGTCAGGACTAAAGTGGATACCTCAT TGCTGACACAACAGGAGAAGCTCATCCTGGCAAACCGTGAAAAGGACAAAGGcaatgaagcattcagagcaaaCGATTATGAGGAGGCAGTAACATACTATTCCAG GAGTCTTTCCATTATGTCAACTGTGGCTGCGTACAACAACAGAGCCCAAGCAGAAATCAATCTCAAGCACTGGAACAATGCCATGAAGGACAGCCAGAGAGTACTGGAACTGGAACCAGGCAACATGaaag CCCTGCTACGTCGTGCCACTGTCCATAAGCACGTGGGCAACTTCCAAATGGCTGCGGAAGATCTGAGGATGGTGCTGAGGGAAGAGCCGCACAATGCTGCAGCTACT CAACTTCTGTCTGAAACTGAGAAGAGGATGAGAGAAACTCAACCAGGACAGCAAAGCAAAGGCAAAAAAATCCTCATCCAAGAAGtggaagaggatgaggaagaggacaaCAGTAACAATGAGCCAAAAGCAGAGCAGACGG CTTGTCCGGTTGAACACAGCCAGCTtgtgggaggggaggagagctCAGCTGCTCCTGTCGAAAGGGGAGACATGGGTAACGCGCAAAAGAAGCCCCACAGCAGAGGGGACGGGGGTCCACAAAGCGAGTCCAGCAACTCCCACCACGGACACTGGAGGAGCAAGGGAGGCAGCTCAGACAAGTACAAAGTCACGCAGGAGTCCAAGGAAAAGGTAGTCAATGGAACGGGCAAGAGGGGCTCGACAGCTTCGTTCCAGGCTgaccaaagcagcagcagcagcaagggAAATACTGTTGGAGGAAATGCAGGAGAAACTGTCAACCTTGATGCCCCATGTGGAGCCCTGCCCCTGCCTCTGGCCCGGCTAAAGAATGAAGGGAACCTGCTGTTTAAAAACGGACAGTTTGCCGATGCACTGGAGAAATACTCACAAGCTATTCAAGGCTACACAGAGTCAG GGATTGATAGTCCAGAGGATCTATGTATTCTGTATTCTAACAGAGCAGCTTGCTACCTGAAAGATGGCAACAGTCAAGACTGCATACAGGACTGCACAAA AGCCCTGGAGCTGCAGCCATTCTCTCTCAAGCCCCTCCTGCGCCGGGCCATGGCTTATGAGTCTCTGGAGCGCTACCGTAAGGCCTACGTGGATTATAAGACTGTCCTGCAGATAGACATCAGCGTGCAAGCAGCACATGACAGTGTCAACAG GATCACCCGGATGCTGATTGATCAGGATGGTTCTGAGTGGAGAGAGAAGCTTCCGGACATTCCCCTGGTGCCTCTGTCAGCTCAGCAGCACCGCAGAGAGGAGCCACCCAGCGCTGAGGTCCTCCAGGCTCGAGCGGAGAAGGCCGCCAGGGATgctg AAAGGAAAGCAGAAGTCCGTTTTACAGCTTTGAAGCAAGAAGGGAATGAGTTTGTGAAGAAGGGCCAATACCAGGATGCTCTGGGAAAGTATACTGAATGCCTTAAGCTAAAGCCAGAAGAGTGTGCTATCTACACCAACAG aGCCCTGTGCTACTTGAAGCTGGAAAGGTTTACTGACGCCAAGCAGGACTGTGATGCAGCACTGAAACTGGAGCCAACCAATAAGAAGGCCTTCTACAGACGAGCACTGGCCAATAAAGGCCTCAAG GACTACCTGGCGTGCAGCTCTGACCTGCAGGAGGTGCTGCAGCAGGACCCTAATGTGCAGGAGGCTgagaaggagctggaggaggtcACAGTGCTGCTCAGACAGAGTCTGGCCAACGCCTCACCAGTCAAAACCAGGAAGATCGTCCCCATCACAGAG GTGGAGGGTGACGAGGAAACGTCAGCCGTTCCTAACccagacagcagctgcagagaggatgTCACCATCAACCTCCAGCCGACCAACGCATACGAGTTCGGCCAAGCATTAAACCTAGCTCACAGCAGCGGGAACATGGTGGCCTGCGCTGAGCTGCTGGCCTCCACAACTCCAGAGATGCTTCCACAGTTCCTCAGCACTCAGCTAGACGGACACACGCTCAGTTTCATCATGCAAGCACTGGACTCCCACCTCCTGGAGAAAGACCCCAACCAGGTCTACAAACACCTCAACCATCTGCACACTGCTGACAGGTTCTCG GTTGTACTGATGCTGCTGGAGAAGGACGAGCGTCGCCACATGACTCAGCTGTTCGAGCATCTGTCAGCTGTAGAGAGCACAGAGTTCACAAAGAACGATGTTCAGAACCTGGCCAACAAATACATCTGA